In Mytilus trossulus isolate FHL-02 chromosome 6, PNRI_Mtr1.1.1.hap1, whole genome shotgun sequence, a single window of DNA contains:
- the LOC134722781 gene encoding uncharacterized protein LOC134722781 produces MAGHAMPAICGPCLEGGNKNPSVKWCTICEEQLCPGCVQHHQSLKLTRNHYLTEIRNDASSSYATENKGTILNTPETCINHPSVEIQFYCKKHDIMLCDACLGLHPSCNSDIVPIDLASNGTKNSQNFHSIQTEITNILQSFSAILANKQTVEQIFSNEVSSAKKKIDEIRLELVRYLEEMIDKTLLKDVESQEKKVLDQLMKDKTVAEDGRKEAAWFLDEMSSILSIGSDKQAFMLLQRLKAFKNVRDLQVKEMSYNMQAYSLKMELTDPVELCSKMELLFGKVNMESTPYNVNMVQGMKISAICATPGESIKTEKFVSSVSIMDAGHLLVVELNLFSSSKVFLFNDARGHISDIKIPGSPTDSTAVPGGNKAVVLVDNKKLLFLEKDGTGTLHCKNIMKMAKGCNLITASWSKLYMAYKSEIIVMDINGHAVQYLKTLQMSGGQIQALSVGRDDEVYYAIADCLYCMKDYGEEVFLYQTQDLKDVSGIVLDTEGNVYICGKKSNNIHVLKQKDSSAQVLLREGDVLQKPSGICFDKFRNKLFVYYTSYDPIQVYNVTMS; encoded by the coding sequence ATGGCGGGACATGCCATGCCAGCTATATGTGGTCCTTGCTTAGAAGGAGGTAATAAGAATCCATCTGTGAAATGGTGTACTATTTGTGAAGAACAGTTGTGTCCAGGGTGTGTCCAACATCATCAATCTTTAAAACTCACAAGAAATCATTATTTAACAGAAATAAGAAATGATGCTTCTTCTTCATATGCTACAGAAAACAAGGGAACAATCCTAAACACACCTGAAACATGCATAAATCACCCATCAGTTGAAATACAGTTTTATTGCAAGAAACATGATATTATGTTATGTGATGCTTGCCTTGGTTTACATCCGTCATGTAATAGTGATATAGTTCCTATCGACCTTGCTTCCAATGGGACAAAAAACTCACAAAATTTCCACAGTATTcaaacagaaattacaaatattttacaaagtttCAGTGCTATTCTTGCAAATAAGCAGACAGTTGAACAGATATTTTCTAACGAGGTTTCTTcagcaaaaaagaaaattgatgaaataaGACTAGAACTGGTTAGATACCTTGAGGAAATGATTGATAAAACATTATTGAAGGATGTTGAAAGTCAAGAAAAAAAAGTTCTCGATCAATTGATGAAAGACAAAACAGTTGCAGAAGATGGACGAAAAGAAGCTGCTTGGTTCTTAGACGAAATGTCTTCCATACTGAGTATTGGATCAGATAAACAAGCATTTATGTTACTGCAAAGATTGAAAGCTTTCAAGAACGTAAGGGACCTACAAGTGAAAGAAATGTCTTACAACATGCAGGCATATTCGTTGAAAATGGAACTCACTGATCCAGTTGAATTGTGTTCTAAAATGGAATTACTATTTGGAAAAGTAAATATGGAGTCAACACCATACAATGTGAACATGGTGCAAGGGATGAAAATATCAGCTATTTGTGCAACACCTGGCGAGTCAATTAAGACTGAAAAATTTGTATCCAGTGTATCAATAATGGACGCTGGTCATCTTCTTGTTGTTGAGTTGAACCTTTTTTCATCCTCAAAggtgtttttatttaatgatgCTAGAGGTCATATAAGTGATATTAAAATTCCAGGCTCACCAACAGATAGCACTGCAGTTCCTGGTGGAAACAAAGCTGTTGTATTAGTGGACAATAAAAAACTTCTATTCCTGGAAAAAGACGGTACCGGTACACTTCATTGCAAAAATATCATGAAGATGGCAAAAGGTTGTAACCTTATAACTGCCTCATGGAGTAAATTATATATGGCTTATAAAAGTGAAATTATTGTAATGGATATCAATGGTCATGCTGTCCAGTATTTGAAGACCCTTCAAATGTCCGGTGGTCAGATTCAAGCTTTAAGTGTTGGTAGGGATGATGAAGTGTATTATGCAATTGCGGattgtttatattgtatgaAGGATTATGGTGAGGAAGTTTTTCTATACCAAACTCAAGATTTGAAAGATGTCTCTGGAATTGTTCTTGACACAGAAggaaatgtttacatttgtgGTAAGAAATCAAACAATATTCATGTCTTGAAACAAAAGGATAGTTCTGCACAGGTTTTGTTGAGGGAAGGAGATGTTCTACAGAAACCCAGTGGTATTTGCTTTGACAAGTTCAGAAACAAGTTATTTGTATATTACACATCCTATGATCCTATTCAAGTTTACAATGTtacaatgtcatga